In Carya illinoinensis cultivar Pawnee chromosome 9, C.illinoinensisPawnee_v1, whole genome shotgun sequence, the following are encoded in one genomic region:
- the LOC122277135 gene encoding uncharacterized protein LOC122277135: MQSQTIINNQTSQTINDIKNNLTKLNTTLNAQEKGKFPSQPQPNPQVQVAAIEPSSSTEANLKTCKAIITLYSGKEVDTSSLEVDKNSEGSISNAQGKKSDIDVSLGPKITPLAHFLQRLVPSHKHHADILDIFRQICINIHLFYAIKQIPTYANFFKDLCTVKRKLNVQENAFLMEQVSVIIQSNTPPKYKDPGSPTIACVIGSSKIGQVLLELGFSVNLLPYNTYEQLGLEELKPTSIILQLVDRSIKKHKGVVEDVLVQVDKFH; the protein is encoded by the coding sequence ATGCAAAGTCAAACCATCATAAATAACCAAACTTCTCAAACCATCAATGACATAAAGAATAATTTGACCAAGTTGAACACAACCTTGAATGCACAAGAGAAAGGCAAGTTCCCATCTCAACCCCAACCAAATCCTCAAGTCCAAGTTGCTGCCATAGAGCCTTCATCCTCTACTGAAGCAAATTTAAAGACCTGCAAGGCCATAATAACTCTTTATAGTGGTAAAGAGGTTGATACATCGAGTCTTGAAGTTGACAAGAATAGTGAAGGTTCCATTTCCAATGCACAAGGTAAAAAATCTGATATTGATGTTTCTTTGGGACCAAAGATAACTCCTCTGGCACATTTTCTTCAAAGATTGGTTCCTTCACATAAACATCATGCTgatattttagatatttttagacAAATTTGCATTAACATTCATCTTTTTTATGCCATTAAGCAAATCCCAACATAtgccaatttttttaaagatttgtgtacggTTAAAAGAAAGCTTAACGTGCAAGAGAATGCATTTCTCATGGAACAAGTCAGTGTCATTATTCAATCCAATACTCCTCCTAAGTATAAAGATCCAGGTTCTCCAACAATAGCTTGTGTTATAGGAAGCTCGAAAATAGGCCAAGTATTACTAGAATTAGGTTTTAGTGTGAATTTGCTTCCTTACAACACCTATGAACAACTTGGTTTAGAAGAGTTGAAACCAACTTCTATCATCTTGCAATTAGTtgaccgttcaattaaaaaGCATAAAGGAGTAGTGGAAGATGTGCTGGTGCAAGTAGACAAGTTTCATTGA